The DNA region GGAGTAGAAGAAATTATGCGGGTGACCCGAGTAAATTTTTACATCCTGATGAGATAAAAAATAGTAATGGGTTATCTGACTTTGGAAAGGAATTGGTTAATAAAGCGCAAAACATGAAGATGATAGTTGATGTAAGCCATCTCAACGATAAAGGTTTTTGGGATGTAATTGAACTTGCTAAACAACCAGTGATTGCTTCACATTCAAATTGTAGAAAAATAGTTAATTTCGAGCGTAATTTGGATGATTCTCAAATAAAGGCTATTGCTTCAACAGGTGGTGTAATAGGTATAAACGGTTTAAGCAGATTAGCTAGTGATGATAATGAAGCAGCAACTGTGAAAGATCTAGTACAAAATATTGAGCACATAGTTGATTTGGTTGGAATAAACCATGTTGGTTTGGGATTAGACTTTTGTGATCATTTAAAAAAATTTAACTCAAACTTTATTAATCAACATAAAACAAATGAAACATTTGATATTTTAGGAAACCATTCCAATATTTTTATATTGGTGGAAGAACTTCTAAAAAGGGGTTATACTGTAAAAGATATTAGCAAAATTCTCGGGGAAAATTTTTTAAGAATCTATAATGTTATTTTACATTGATAAACATATAAATGCTATACTTCTACTAAAGGAAGGTTTATACATTGAAGCTGAAAGTTGAGAATTTAACGAAATATTATGATAAAAGAAATAAAAATGGTGTTGAAAATATTAATTTTGAAGTTTCTAATGGTGAAATATATGGTTTGTTTGGTCCTAAAGGTTCTGGAAAAACTACTATTATAAAATGTATAGTTGGCTTATTAAAACCAACGAAGGGAATAGTTAAAATAGATGGTAATGAAACCGATTTTAGAACTTATAAAAGCATCGCTTATGTTCCTGAAATTTTTAGTTACTACAATAATGTTTCAGTCTTAGAGATTTTAAATGTAACGAAAAGAATTTATGATGTGAATGAAAAATACCTTGCAGATCTTACAAGAACCTTTGATCTAAAAGTACAAAAAAAGTTCGATGATCTTTCTCAAGAAGAAAAAAGTATTTTAAGTATTGTATTATCTCTTTCATATGAACCTGATTTACTTATAATAGATGAAATAAATATCGAAATAAACGACGTGGCAAAAGAATTTTTCTATGAAATATTATTGGATATGAAACATAAGGATAAAACAATACTTTTAGCAACTTCATGTATGAGTCATGTACAAGCAGTTTGTGATAAAATAGGTATTATCAATGAAGGTAGCTTATTAGGTGAATATAGTGTTGAAAGTTTTTCTCAAAATTTAATCAAAAAAATTAGAATATATGGTTTAGAAAACACTGAGCTTCCTTTTAAAAACTTTAAAAGAATAGGCAGAAACGTTGAAATAGTAGTAAAGGAATCTTTAATAAAAGGTACACTTTCTAAAATTCTTAATTTAAGATATCGGGATTTAGAAATATTAACTCCAAAAGCTGAAGAGATTCTTGAACATTTTCTTGGAGGTAACGAGAATGTTATATAATTATTTTAAAGCTAATTTTAAAATATTTGTATATTTTTTAATTATACTTATTGCTTTTATTGCTGCTTATATGTTTTCTTTCAATTCAAAAACTATGCAAACGGTTCAAACAATTGTAAATATCCTTCCTGAGTTTATTTTTGATTTAGCTAATTTTAATAAAAACCTTATAGTTACTCCTGAAGGGTATTTTGGGACAAATGGGTTACTTATTACCTATATATTCTTAACGTTTTTTGTCTCAAGTCTTGTGAACAACATTATCACAAAAGATTTTAGTAACAAAATTTATAATTTTGTACTAACCAAGCCTTTTCGAAGATTAAGAATCCTTTTAGAAAAGCTCTTTTCAATTATTATATATGAACTTTTAATTTCCTTTATCATCATGGGAGGCCTATTTTTATTTTATAAAATTATTATGGGATTTTCTTATACGCCAGTTTTTTTGCATATTTACGGTTTTTATTCGTTTGTTTTTCAAATCTTTATTACAGGTATTTGTTCTTTTTTAGCTATGAAAACTAACAGTCAAATAAAAGTTATACTTTACTCTATGATTATATCTGTATCTTTTTATACCCTTTTCTCTTTTAAAAATGCTAATGAATCAATTGCAAAACTAAGCCCTTTTTATTATATGCAGATAGGACATATAATAGTTGGAGGTAACAATATCTTAGTTATCTCAGCATTGGTAATAACTTCTGTATTATTATGTCTTATATCGTTTTTTATTTATAAAGATAAAGAAATGTGTTATTAAAACTTTTAAACGTTTTTTATTTTAGACAAAAATAAAGGAGTCTAAAAATGCCAGGTTATTTAACTCATATTATTTTTGGGCAAAAAGTTTTTCCCAGTACTTTAAAAAACGTTAGAATGTTCAACTTTGGTCTTATGGGTCCGGATATTTTTTATTACGATATTTCTGATCCAAAGTATGAACTTATTGCGCAAACTTTACATGAAGTGGACCTATCAAAATTTATAAATGAAATGAAAAAAGAAAGTCCTGAATATGCTTTAGGTGTTTACTTACATTCATATTTGGACTTAAAAATGCATCCGAGAATAAATTTTTTAGAAAGAACCTTACATCTGTCTCACACAAAAATAGAGACAATAGTAGATGCTGCTATATTAAAAAAAGAATGGAAAACAACGGTCTTTAGAGTTAATAAGAATTTTTTCCCTCAAAAACTTCCTGCTCGTTTTATGAGAATTTTTGATGAAACTTTATACAATTATTATGAAATTGAAGATATAAAAATAAAGGATCTTTATAATACCTTTTTGAAAAATTTTAATTTTTTATATAAATTTTATCCTATAAAAGCAATAGGTTCACATGTTTTATATATTTGTACCTTAGGTAAATACAATTACAAAGATTATTTTATATTTAAAATGCCTTCTGAAGATATATTAAATGATTACGGAATTAATGTTATTTGGAAAGAATCATTAAGTGAAGTAAATGATTTAATTAAAAATTTTTGATTTATTAATTCTTTAGCTGCTATTTTTAAAGTACTTTATCCAGACTAATCTTTATCAAAGGTACATATTTAATAAATATGGAAATATGTGGACTTTAGAAAATTCGAATTTTCTAAAAATAAGTTTTTGAATTTATAACGGGTTTAGGTTGTAGCTCTTTCCACTGTGTCGGCACAAGCACAGAATACATTAAAGAAATAAACAATTGATCAAAATTAGAATAGTGAAAGTATTTTATAAAAATTTAAACGCTAAAACATTGATAAAATACAAATTTTATAATTTCTAAATTGAATATATTAAAAATATATAAGGAAGTGAAAATTCATATGAAAAGTGGTATATTAGTTATGATAGTCGGACCAATGTATTCAGGAAAAACTTCCGAATTATTATCTTTTATTGAAATATATAGTCTCGGTAAGAAAAAGTTTAAAGCATTTAAGCCAAAAATGGATTTTAGATACGATAATAGTCGGATAGTCTCTCATTCTAATATTTCGGTTGCCGCATATAATATTTCTAAGGC from Petrotoga sp. 9PWA.NaAc.5.4 includes:
- a CDS encoding dipeptidase, with translation MDDLKELAKNILETTFVLDAHFDLLYDVVNQRNLGNHRVMEKDHLGNFKQGGLNIVVSSLFINNSLVPEISLRQALDQISALYQELKESSEYFMLCKNYDDIIKAEQCNKIGIMLSFEGVEPLYNDLELLEIFYQLGVRLVGLTWSRRNYAGDPSKFLHPDEIKNSNGLSDFGKELVNKAQNMKMIVDVSHLNDKGFWDVIELAKQPVIASHSNCRKIVNFERNLDDSQIKAIASTGGVIGINGLSRLASDDNEAATVKDLVQNIEHIVDLVGINHVGLGLDFCDHLKKFNSNFINQHKTNETFDILGNHSNIFILVEELLKRGYTVKDISKILGENFLRIYNVILH
- a CDS encoding ATP-binding cassette domain-containing protein; protein product: MKLKVENLTKYYDKRNKNGVENINFEVSNGEIYGLFGPKGSGKTTIIKCIVGLLKPTKGIVKIDGNETDFRTYKSIAYVPEIFSYYNNVSVLEILNVTKRIYDVNEKYLADLTRTFDLKVQKKFDDLSQEEKSILSIVLSLSYEPDLLIIDEINIEINDVAKEFFYEILLDMKHKDKTILLATSCMSHVQAVCDKIGIINEGSLLGEYSVESFSQNLIKKIRIYGLENTELPFKNFKRIGRNVEIVVKESLIKGTLSKILNLRYRDLEILTPKAEEILEHFLGGNENVI
- a CDS encoding zinc dependent phospholipase C family protein, with protein sequence MPGYLTHIIFGQKVFPSTLKNVRMFNFGLMGPDIFYYDISDPKYELIAQTLHEVDLSKFINEMKKESPEYALGVYLHSYLDLKMHPRINFLERTLHLSHTKIETIVDAAILKKEWKTTVFRVNKNFFPQKLPARFMRIFDETLYNYYEIEDIKIKDLYNTFLKNFNFLYKFYPIKAIGSHVLYICTLGKYNYKDYFIFKMPSEDILNDYGINVIWKESLSEVNDLIKNF